A window of Rhipicephalus microplus isolate Deutch F79 chromosome X, USDA_Rmic, whole genome shotgun sequence genomic DNA:
CTCTCCATCTTTGTGCTGTGTGCGTCTAATAGAAGATCACATTTATATTTCAAATGGGACAATACTTTGTTCTGAAATTGGGAAACCATATGGAGCAAGTGAGATTCCCTGTTCGACGACTACTAATCACTTCAAGATTATCTTCCTTCGGAGGTCCATCACGTTTAAAATTTCCGTGTTTAATTTTGTGAATAATATTGAATGACTGCTGTGTTACAGAAAATTATGTTAGCACAAAAAGTGCCTTATTTGTCTCACACGGTCGTACCCCCCTACAAGATCCCCCTAAAAATGGGGATTTATACAATAGCCTTAAAGGGAAAGCTTGCAAACTAGATTATAAACGCTTGCATTCACCGGCATACATGTAAATAAGGTATGTGCCTATAGAGTAATGAAGGACTGGGCGTTTAGAACTGGCGTACacttgatagatagatagttggCACTTTATTACGCGGATGGAACATTAGTGCCTAGTTTTACTCCCATTATCTTTTTTAGTTATAGCAACAAAACGGTGGGCGCCTCTTAGTAAGCATCATGCAAGTTCCGAcccggctaaggtactcggctactgacccgcaggtcgcgggatcaaatcacggctgtggcggctgcattttcggtagagccgaaaatgctgtaggcccgtgtgctcagatttgggtgcacgttaaataaccccaggtggtcgaaattttcgaagccctcccctacggcgtctttcataatcatatggcggtttcggaaCGTTGAACCCCAGATATTATCACACAAGTAGAGAtgcaaaattttcaaaaaatttcgagcaataaaaaaaaccaaaaattttcacgttttttttctaaaatttcaGAAAAAATGGAAAAGAACAAATTTTCTTTAGCATGGGACCATAGTCTATTGCCATGTGGTAATAGTTTATTGCCAGTTGTGCCAAAAGCAATAACTTTCGTCACGTAAATAACAGAAATGAaatcctgtctttttttttcacaaacgaaTGCGGCATTTAACAGATCGAAGGCAGCCAGAAGCATGACCGTGAACTCATTTAGCTCTCTCATAATGGGTGCGGCTTCCTAAAATTGTTACAGCAGTTAGAACAAAGAACCCAGAAAAGTCTATTTCATCGTGGCTTGGATATGGAAACATTGATCAAGATGGTAACAAACTCATATGCAGAGTTGGTATCACTGGCTTCATCTGTACAACTTTCTTCATCGTGTTAAGATGACGCATTGGGAAAAGCGTAGCTGCTGTTGCAGTGCTTAGAGACAGCGAGTCCTCGTTTACCGCCACCGGTCTCCTCGACTGTGAAGTACATCCACACGTCATGAATCAGCCGAACCATTGAAGAATCTGCTTGCACACGGCTTTTAGGTGGACTTCTACCGCAGGTCACAAAAGTGTATGAGGGAAAGTAAAACTGAATAATAACAGGTACCAAAGCGTCAGACCCCCACTCCCTACCCTCCGCCGCCATGACCACACCAGATCACACCCGAATGACGAAGCTAGGCTATAGACTCAATCTATAGCCTAGCTCaaatattttgagtgttctcaaaTATTTTTAATTATATCTGTTTAATTACCTGAATTTCGAAGGAAtaaagatggataaaaaatttcaatgagaaagttgtagatcggttcgcaaaacgtccaaataAGTAGTTTTGAACATTATATTTGTTAAGTGTTAGTGTTTTCTGCTAATTGCAAATgcccgtgaaatacaaaaaataccacgtgacaaacccattTGCgggtcagtgcgcacgatgattctagtgctccctaacgttccgcatACGAGCGATACGCTTCCCTCGCATCGGTTCATGAGAGCAATAAGCAGTCaaagcggttatcgtttttgtggccgatagcaaaatgtgttcatcgtaaagccaccaccatcgttgcagccctgccgagacagcacaatggggcaaatgtcGCATGgccgttcgtacgcggaacgttagggaacactagaatcattgtgcgcactgacCCGCAaatgggtttgtcacgtggtattttttgtatttcgtgggtatttgtaattagcagaaaaaacactaataccaaacagatataaagttcaaaactgtctaatcggacgttttgcaaaccaatctacatCTTTCTcgttgaaattttttatccatttttgtttcttgaaaaaTTAGATATTTAAACACATCTAATTAAACAacatttgagaacacaaaaaatattcTGATTAGCTCAAGGCAactgtgagcaacatgcatttggtggCGTCGTAATCGCGTgagccggcatatttttaaactctggctaaagttacgtgggacaccctgtatatactaCATACATGTGTCGTCATATGTCCACGTATGCAATTATAGGTTAGGCCGCAATCGGCGTGCCTCAGCTTCATGTGGGCATTCTCCTTCGTGTGCGGGTGTACCTGGGTTGGGTGCCAGGCAGGCAGGTGCATCGTGTGGGTGGTTGCAGAGCCCCAAGCGCCGGTCAAACACGGTGCCCGGTGCGCAGCGTAGTCGGTACGCACGGCATGATGCACAGCTGAAGAAGCCGCAACAGTCCGCCGGGTCAGGAAACAGCCCGGAGGGCCTCCAGCATGGACCCTGGCAGCCGTCGACCACTGCAGGTACCTGCAGAGGTGCGCCATTTTTAGATATCTGAGCTCGGCAGCTCGCTCACAGCGTGTCGTATATTGCTCGTGGTGCACAGCCTTGCCCAAAGGCTTTTCACGTGCATTTAGATGAAGCTAGAGGCCAACTTCGACACATATATAGCTCCTTATAAGATTGAAGAAAAATGCCAAAGTCATTTTATGAGACAGTCGcttgaagaaaattatgttcAAATTTGCTGCATTTGAGAGCTGTACTCTTGTGAATGCGTCCTTTCTGAAATTTGGTGACTTATACAACCACCTGAAGAATGGCGTGAATGAATCTGTCACTCTGCACCATTAATCGTTATGGATTTTTTATATAAACTGCGTCCGCAAGAGCATCTAAAGCAGTTAAATATAAATGAATTTGCATCCTGTGGCAGTATTGTGAAATGTTTACTCACAAATCGGTCGTGTGCGTCAGAGAAGCACGCGAAATTCACGAAACTTTTCAATTGTGATTGCTGTTAGCACCACCTTTGTTACTGTTATGTACAACATTACCATGTCCCGATGCCTGCTTTGATGGACACTTACATAGCGCGAGAACttttttgtgaatacgggccgtattcacaaaaacacacacattcattcattcatattcACAGACCGAAAATACCAGCAAGACGAATCGGCAGACCTGTCGTCGGCGTGTCGTCGGGAGATccgcggctgagcgaaaatttgccCATGTCTTTGCTTCGAACGATCGCAGAGGGGGaaatcttgggggggggggggggataacagTGCCCCTTCCGAGACTTCCACAGCATTTGAATAGATatcttgcgcccccccccccccccacggaaGTATTTTCTTCGCTTGACTTTGGTCTTTCCCCACCCCTGTCCCTCGACGCAGTGGATTATGGCGCGCGCTGCGCAGTGTAGCCGGAGAGGTAGAATGGCCGAGCAgtgagcatggctgaaaatgaagTGCAGGTGTGCAAGTCTAGTCGGTGTCTCCCTGTGTGCTTCCATTAGGACTAGAGTATTGTCCAATAAAAGGCCGTTAGCTCGAAAAGGCGCGGATGGTGTCTTCCGGAGACCATCGACAGACTTTTTGTGTCGTTTCAGTGTACATATGATGACGACAAGACAAAAGACACTTCCGAAAACAGTCGGCAGACCAAAATCAGTGTCGTGTCTCTCTAGTGTATACTGTTGTGTTTGGCGAGCCACCCCTTTGCCGCGGCCGCCAGAACGGAAGAAAGGCTGCCGCCCCATTTTGTGCAGATAAGAAGCAGCGCGAAGACGCACTGCTGTTTTCATGTCCTGGGTGGTGCGTGGCTGAAATTACTCGACGGAGCACTGCTATCGTTAAGGCCGGCACGGAGATGCGACACGTGACGTCTTCGTGCCCCAGGAAAAGCCATAATGCCGAGTTTCGCCGAAGATGGACATCGGACCACCCCcctgtgcgtctctgactgatgGGCCGCTGACGCTCACACAGCACCAGATGTCCAGGTGTTTGCCATCGGAGCCGCGACCGCCGTTTGACAAAACATGGGTGGTCAGCCCGAGCGGCGAGATGACAAACTCGTTTCACCCCGCTCGCTGGAAGCAAGATTCGCCAgaggaggcagcatcgccgggaccatacacgtgtttgGTTAGTGTATGTGTGCATGTTGGGGGCGGTGCCGGCATATAGACCCTCGTGTGTGCTGTGGGAGCTTCTATTGGACAGTGCAGTATGGACCTATTCGCCGATTTAGAGATCTGGGGAAATGAGACTAAAACAGCTCTCGTGAGCTGCTGTGGGTTAGTTCAAGTGCTTGTTCATTTGAGACCCTTTCAATGTAAagctttcaatgtagagcttcgggCCAGAGAGCTCGTGCCTTGTAAATAATGTTAATAAACTCTCTGTACTAAACTCAAGCTCCTCCTGCCTCGGCATTCTGATCCCGCATTTCCCCGGTCGCAACAATACGCGCCACAAGTAGAGAGAAGAGTAAAAACTCCACCAAGTTGGCCAGAAACAGACTTGGTGGCTTTTTGATAAAAAGCGCGGACATTTATATCTAACAGCAGTCTGGAAGAACAAAAAGGCATCACATGCTGAGCGAACAATGGCAGGGTacgaatgacaaaatatataGAGTATGAAAGGGATTACGCATTCGCGTGACTCTGTGCAAGTATGTGCCGATATGCAGCGCCCTCATCTCCCGTCGTGGCCGGTCAGATTTTAgcaaccgtccgtccgtccgtccgtccgtctatctatctatctatctatctatctatctatctatctatctatctatctatctatctatctatctatctatctatctatctatctatctatctatctatctatctatctatctatctatctatctatctatctatctatctatctatctatctatctatctatctatctatctatctatctatctatctatctatctatctatctatctatctatctatctatctatctatctatctatctatctatctatctatctatctatctatctatctatctatctatctatctatctatctatctatctatctatctatctatctatctatatatctatctatctatctatctatctatctatctatctatctatctatctatctatctatctatctatctatccatctatctatctatctatctatctatccatctatccatctatctatctatctatctatctatctatctatctatctatctatctatctatctatctatctatccacctacatCTTCTGGGTGTTCTCGCGATCAACCCCTTTACTTGGGGGAGAACGAAAATTAgtgtgggagggtaagatagtctGACGAATATGGCatcactggtcatgacatgaataatgtgacaatccccc
This region includes:
- the LOC119175472 gene encoding uncharacterized protein LOC119175472 isoform X2, coding for MGAFRGPPRFCLGPRDLLIMRASPFTSPAVVGPNRNENVPAVVDGCQGPCWRPSGLFPDPADCCGFFSCASCRAYRLRCAPGTVFDRRLGLCNHPHDAPACLAPNPGCYLYYVSSSFSGKK
- the LOC119175472 gene encoding uncharacterized protein LOC119175472 isoform X1, whose amino-acid sequence is MSLVRQRADSGDRWLLSLRQAVLAAMALWMTAASASDSWVPAVVDGCQGPCWRPSGLFPDPADCCGFFSCASCRAYRLRCAPGTVFDRRLGLCNHPHDAPACLAPNPGCYLYYVSSSFSGKK